In Musa acuminata AAA Group cultivar baxijiao chromosome BXJ2-8, Cavendish_Baxijiao_AAA, whole genome shotgun sequence, one genomic interval encodes:
- the LOC103994052 gene encoding uncharacterized protein LOC103994052: MSAGAPPSGLHFPMDDPDLDDAELWAVIDTAAASRSRNPLLPLKSPNPLAFSPSPMGSKSFRNPRQLRVTGEVARVTADGEVVQEEHWDHLRPRKMARFVESGTVVDERRMVVVRHPQRPPVVAVSSPSYRSPDQARFVAKSGSPVVESPPPDGWKSEEKENMSHSLGGRFPSVSSFKHYQNTAMAILEKSDYTMIHGNPFIKKSGWRKISFFFNLSFEIRDKSIEFDDNRNVQRAEFVVRAYMQCGRFADGWGSCDRREKKFLKPNHDIPSTAETRAKNKACQDLLGIGEYRPGVVNGLH, from the exons ATGTCGGCCGGGGCTCCGCCCTCCGGCCTCCACTTCCCCATGGACGATCCCGATCTCGACGACGCCGAGCTCTGGGCCGTGATCGACACCGCTGCCGCCTCACGATCCCGGAATCCCCTCCTCCCCCTCAAGAGCCCCAACCCCCTCGCCTTTAGCCCGTCTCCGATGGGATCGAAGTCGTTCAGAAACCCTAGGCAACTGCGCGTGACAGGCGAGGTGGCTAGGGTTACGGCGGACGGGGAGGTGGTGCAGGAGGAGCACTGGGACCATCTCCGGCCCCGCAAGATGGCGAGGTTCGTGGAATCTGGGACGGTGGTAGACGAGCGCCGGATGGTCGTCGTCAGGCATCCGCAGCGGCCGCCGGTGGTGGCAGTCTCGTCACCGTCTTATCGGTCGCCGGATCAGGCAAGGTTCGTGGCGAAGTCGGGGAGTCCGGTGGTGGAGAGCCCACCTCCTGACGGATGGAAGAGTGAGGAAAAGGAGAACATGAGCCACAGCTTGGGTGGCCGGTTCCCTTCGGTGTCTTCGTTTAAGCACTACCAGAACACAGCAATGGCG ATTTTAGAAAAATCCGACTACACCATGATACACGGGAATCCTTTTATTAAGAAGTCAG GATGGAGAAAGATTTCATTTTTCTTCAATCTCTCATTTGAAATTAGAGACAAGTCCATTGAGTTTGATGACAACAGGAATGTTCAGCGTGCTGAATTTGTTGTTCGTGCATATATGCA ATGCGGCAGGTTCGCAGATGGCTGGGGTTCATGTGACCGGCGTGAGAAGAAGTTTTTGAAACCAAACCATGACATTCCTAGTACAGCTGAAACTCGAGCTAAAAATAAAGCTTGCCAA GATCTTCTTGGAATTGGAGAGTACCGACCGGGTGTTGTCAATGGTCTTCACTAA
- the LOC135618574 gene encoding receptor-like cytoplasmic kinase 176 isoform X1 — MGNCWVAEVKTDSPSNIVFASGRNSKHGSKKGTVLSASSRRVSASSVPLTPGSEGEILSSSKPKSFTFSELRTATRNFRPDSLLGEGGFGAVFKGWIDEHTFAAAKPGTGLIIAVKKLNPESFQGHREWMTEVNYLTQLSHPNLVKLIGYCLEDEQRLLVYEFMPRGSLENHLFRSKWFVPFFTVTHPICFDGSQFVGVAGSPYYHPLSWSLRMKIALGAGRGLAFLHSDKAKVIYRDFKTSNVLLDSNYNAKLSDFGLAKDGPSGSKSHVSTRVMGTYGYAAPEYLSTGHLTCKSDVYSFGVVLVELLTGQRAIDKNRPSEEHNLVEWAKPYLASKRRVIRIMDSRLQGQYSVAGAQRTAGLALQCLSMQAKRRPSMDQVVIALEQLQDATDMERTPKTELKSSGHRGSGRAHNMPRRKISVDVGNGKVARPRPAASHLNA; from the exons ATGGGGAATTgctgggttgcagaggtcaaaacGGACAGTCCCTCGAACATCGTCTTCGCCTCAG GAAGGAACTCTAAACATGGAAGCAAGAAGGGAACTGTGTTGAGTGCTTCCAGCAGAAGGGTGTCTGCTTCCTCTGTGCCTCTGACCCCAGGGAGCGAGGGCGAGATCTTGTCATCGTCCAAGCCCAAGAGCTTCACCTTCAGTGAACTCAGAACTGCCACCAGGAACTTCCGGCCGGACAGTTTGTTGGGAGAGGGCGGCTTCGGTGCGGTCTTCAAAGGATGGATCGACGAGCACACGTTTGCAGCAGCCAAGCCGGGGACCGGATTAATAATCGCCGTGAAGAAGCTCAACCCGGAAAGTTTCCAGGGCCACAGGGAGTGGATG ACAGAGGTGAATTACCTGACTCAGCTATCTCACCCTAACCTCGTAAAGCTCATCGGGTACTGCCTGGAGGACGAACAGAGGCTTCTTGTGTATGAGTTTATGCCTCGAGGAAGCTTGGAGAATCATCTCTTCAGGAGTAAGTGGTTTGTGCCATTCTTCACTGTCACTCATCCTATTTGCTTCGATGGGTCTCAGTTTGTGGGTGTTGCAGGGAGCCCATACTATCATCCACTCTCTTGGAGTCTACGGATGAAGATTGCTCTGGGAGCCGGAAGAGGACTCGCTTTTCTGCATAGTGACAAGGCAAAGGTCATCTACCGTGATTTCAAGACCTCCAATGTGCTCCTCGATTCG AACTACAATGCAAAGCTATCAGATTTTGGACTGGCAAAAGATGGTCCCAGCGGCAGCAAAAGCCATGTCTCGACGAGGGTCATGGGGACATACGGATATGCTGCGCCCGAGTACCTTTCCACCG GTCATTTGACTTGTAAGAGCGATGTTTATAGCTTTGGAGTTGTTCTTGTTGAATTGTTGACCGGTCAGCGTGCGATCGACAAGAACCGGCCCTCCGAAGAACACAATCTGGTTGAGTGGGCAAAGCCATATCTCGCAAGCAAGCGAAGGGTCATCCGCATCATGGATTCCAGATTGCAAGGGCAGTACTCGGTGGCAGGAGCGCAGAGAACAGCGGGTCTCGCACTGCAGTGCCTGTCCATGCAAGCAAAGCGAAGGCCATCCATGGATCAAGTGGTGATCGCATTAGAACAGCTTCAGGATGCTACAGACATGGAGAGAACCCCTAAGACTGAACTGAAGTCAAGCGGCCACAGAGGCAGTGGCCGCGCACATAATATGCCTCGCCGGAAAATTTCGGTGGATGTCGGGAACGGAAAGGTTGCTCGTCCAAGGCCTGCAGCTTCCCATCTCAACGCTTAG
- the LOC135618574 gene encoding receptor-like cytoplasmic kinase 176 isoform X2 — MGNCWVAEVKTDSPSNIVFASGRNSKHGSKKGTVLSASSRRVSASSVPLTPGSEGEILSSSKPKSFTFSELRTATRNFRPDSLLGEGGFGAVFKGWIDEHTFAAAKPGTGLIIAVKKLNPESFQGHREWMTEVNYLTQLSHPNLVKLIGYCLEDEQRLLVYEFMPRGSLENHLFRRSPYYHPLSWSLRMKIALGAGRGLAFLHSDKAKVIYRDFKTSNVLLDSNYNAKLSDFGLAKDGPSGSKSHVSTRVMGTYGYAAPEYLSTGHLTCKSDVYSFGVVLVELLTGQRAIDKNRPSEEHNLVEWAKPYLASKRRVIRIMDSRLQGQYSVAGAQRTAGLALQCLSMQAKRRPSMDQVVIALEQLQDATDMERTPKTELKSSGHRGSGRAHNMPRRKISVDVGNGKVARPRPAASHLNA; from the exons ATGGGGAATTgctgggttgcagaggtcaaaacGGACAGTCCCTCGAACATCGTCTTCGCCTCAG GAAGGAACTCTAAACATGGAAGCAAGAAGGGAACTGTGTTGAGTGCTTCCAGCAGAAGGGTGTCTGCTTCCTCTGTGCCTCTGACCCCAGGGAGCGAGGGCGAGATCTTGTCATCGTCCAAGCCCAAGAGCTTCACCTTCAGTGAACTCAGAACTGCCACCAGGAACTTCCGGCCGGACAGTTTGTTGGGAGAGGGCGGCTTCGGTGCGGTCTTCAAAGGATGGATCGACGAGCACACGTTTGCAGCAGCCAAGCCGGGGACCGGATTAATAATCGCCGTGAAGAAGCTCAACCCGGAAAGTTTCCAGGGCCACAGGGAGTGGATG ACAGAGGTGAATTACCTGACTCAGCTATCTCACCCTAACCTCGTAAAGCTCATCGGGTACTGCCTGGAGGACGAACAGAGGCTTCTTGTGTATGAGTTTATGCCTCGAGGAAGCTTGGAGAATCATCTCTTCAGGA GGAGCCCATACTATCATCCACTCTCTTGGAGTCTACGGATGAAGATTGCTCTGGGAGCCGGAAGAGGACTCGCTTTTCTGCATAGTGACAAGGCAAAGGTCATCTACCGTGATTTCAAGACCTCCAATGTGCTCCTCGATTCG AACTACAATGCAAAGCTATCAGATTTTGGACTGGCAAAAGATGGTCCCAGCGGCAGCAAAAGCCATGTCTCGACGAGGGTCATGGGGACATACGGATATGCTGCGCCCGAGTACCTTTCCACCG GTCATTTGACTTGTAAGAGCGATGTTTATAGCTTTGGAGTTGTTCTTGTTGAATTGTTGACCGGTCAGCGTGCGATCGACAAGAACCGGCCCTCCGAAGAACACAATCTGGTTGAGTGGGCAAAGCCATATCTCGCAAGCAAGCGAAGGGTCATCCGCATCATGGATTCCAGATTGCAAGGGCAGTACTCGGTGGCAGGAGCGCAGAGAACAGCGGGTCTCGCACTGCAGTGCCTGTCCATGCAAGCAAAGCGAAGGCCATCCATGGATCAAGTGGTGATCGCATTAGAACAGCTTCAGGATGCTACAGACATGGAGAGAACCCCTAAGACTGAACTGAAGTCAAGCGGCCACAGAGGCAGTGGCCGCGCACATAATATGCCTCGCCGGAAAATTTCGGTGGATGTCGGGAACGGAAAGGTTGCTCGTCCAAGGCCTGCAGCTTCCCATCTCAACGCTTAG
- the LOC135618369 gene encoding probable WRKY transcription factor 49: MEAIEDAEANRFDDLDHYHRIMRELREEKSLQFISPEAAESKRDARHESVVNKLIAAVYSGPTIGDVESALTLTTFPNGEAGGRCSSRSTVCPPDKGQGKMEHKYTLRLKTCGIGFADDGYKWRKYGQKSIKNSPNPRSYYRCSNPRCGAKKQVERSMEDPQMLIVTYEGLHLHCTYSHLLLPPPREDSKAGFHASKKLKRRSMAGAPDNTTIQSRLPSQPAVDGTVSPVLEEDALRSSEGLLEDVVPLVVRKPCISTTSSYDRRPSSHSNPSWTNSSSCFNLGILSTTM; encoded by the exons ATGGAGGCAATTGAAGACGCAGAGGCCAATCGGTTTGACGATCTTGATCATTATCACCGGATCATGAGGGAGCTCCGAGAGGAGAAGAGTCTCCAGTTCATCTCACCCGAGGCTGCAGAATCCAAACGTGACGCACGACATGAATCAGTCGTCAACAAACTCATCGCGGCTGTCTACTCCGGCCCAACGATCGGCGACGTCGAAAGCGCGCTGACTTTGACGACCTTTCCGAATGGCGAAGCCGGCGGCCGGTGCAGTTCTCGATCCAC AGTCTGTCCGCCAGACAAGGGCCAGGGCAAGATGGAGCACAAGTATACGTTGAGATTGAAGACCTGTGGAATTGGGTTTGCAGATGATGGCTACAAATGGAGGAAATATGGGCAAAAATCCATCAAAAACAGCCCCAACCCAAG GAGTTACTACAGATGCAGCAACCCGAGGTGCGGTGCCAAGAAGCAAGTTGAGAGATCCATGGAAGATCCACAGATGCTCATCGTCACATACGAGGGTCTCCACCTCCACTGCACCTACTCACATCTCCTTCTCCCCCCACCACGGGAAGACTCCAAAGCCGGCTTTCATGCATCAAAGAAGCTCAAGCGTCGGTCCATGGCCGGAGCCCCGGACAACACAACGATCCAGTCTCGGCTGCCGTCGCAGCCTGCAGTGGACGGAACAGTGAGCCCGGTCTTGGAAGAGGATGCTTTGCGTAGCTCGGAAGGGCTGCTGGAAGACGTCGTGCCCTTGGTGGTGAGGAAGCCATGCATCTCGACCACCTCATCGTACGACCGTCGTCCTTCATCCCACTCCAACCCATCATGGACGAATAGCTCGTCTTGCTTCAATCTGGGCATTCTTTCTACCACAATGTGA
- the LOC103994048 gene encoding pentatricopeptide repeat-containing protein At5g65560 translates to MCKKTSRSSTKLGSIERRPQWAAATTAAAIGRTDAALRTLALFMHGGPIKAVDGSRLMSAVACESFDWARSSPSRTDDEKEETEEVSSSRDGVSKDPSTPGEELHVKFSEAVLRFSRSGRASVREVGSRPARFRAASYNKLMKAVAEVGSADDVLRLFGEMKRSECQPNVLCYSTVINALLTAGRHEEAEATFEEMISSGIKPNLFSYNILVKLHACCTKKFDLAYKVIAMVKKCGLCPDSTTYSTLITGLCSAGRIEEAWGVLDWMLEENCPPTTHSYTPIVQSYCFEGKIEPAKSLMATMVDVGCTPSTATYNILIGALCRAGNFDEVEKILTESVHRGWKPNEITYNTYMDGLCKSGRTKEAFDQLEVMLGIGLYPTAFTLNILLNCLCCDSKEVLVAKCLIERSSELHWYVSVVDYNVVMSGLRKAGHWVGVIKLFTDMVKKGITPNIRTFNIVIHSLCHGGKLHMAVCMMNSGEIIANVVTYNTLLHWFYLDGRINEAQHLFSFMSANNISPDGITYNTMIDSLCRVGRFLEATDCFIRSLEYRFSTDLLLRLIHRLVRNRRLKELLKLFKGIEKHSISLDVLVFDSLIKAACKEGFCGSTEIYVLCLILDKMLARR, encoded by the coding sequence ATGTGCAAAAAGACCAGCCGGAGCTCCACCAAATTAGGGTCCATCGAGCGGCGCCCACAATGGGCCGCTGCTACCACCGCCGCAGCCATCGGTAGAACAGACGCCGCCCTCAGAACCCTAGCACTCTTTATGCATGGCGGCCCTATCAAGGCCGTCGACGGAAGTCGCCTTATGTCCGCCGTGGCCTGCGAATCTTTCGATTGGGCGCGTTCTTCTCCCTCCCGGACAGACGACGAAAAAGAGGAAACCGAAGAGGTTTCCTCTTCTCGCGACGGAGTCTCCAAAGATCCCTCCACCCCCGGCGAAGAACTGCACGTGAAGTTCTCCGAGGCGGTGCTCAGGTTCTCCAGATCGGGCCGCGCTTCCGTCCGGGAGGTCGGCTCGCGACCCGCCCGGTTCCGCGCCGCTTCGTACAACAAGCTGATGAAGGCGGTCGCCGAGGTCGGTTCAGCGGATGACGTCCTCAGACTGTTCGGAGAAATGAAACGGTCGGAATGCCAACCCAACGTTCTCTGCTACAGCACCGTGATCAACGCCCTCTTGACGGCCGGTCGCCACGAGGAAGCCGAGGCAACGTTCGAGGAGATGATCTCCTCGGGAATCAAGCCtaatttgttctcctacaatatCCTGGTGAAGCTGCACGCCTGCTGCACGAAAAAATTCGACTTGGCATACAAGGTCATCGCGATGGTGAAGAAATGTGGACTTTGTCCCGATTCGACTACCTACTCGACATTGATCACGGGGCTTTGCTCGGCAGGGAGGATCGAGGAGGCATGGGGCGTATTGGACTGGATGCTCGAGGAGAATTGTCCGCCCACCACCCACAGTTATACACCAATCGTGCAAAGTTACTGCTTTGAAGGGAAAATTGAGCCAGCCAAAAGCTTGATGGCTACCATGGTGGATGTTGGTTGCACTCCGAGCACAGCGACATATAACATATTGATCGGAGCGCTTTGCAGAGCCGGCAACTTTGATGAGGTTGAGAAGATTCTGACAGAAAGCGTACACAGAGGTTGGAAACCTAATGAAATTACTTACAATACATATATGGATGGACTTTGTAAGAGTGGGAGGACCAAAGAAGCATTCGATCAGTTGGAAGTTATGTTGGGGATTGGATTATATCCTACTGCTTTCACTTTGAATATTCTTCTCAATTGCCTTTGCTGTGATTCCAAGGAGGTTTTGGTGGCTAAATGTTTGATAGAGAGGAGCTCTGAGCTGCATTGGTATGTCAGTGTTGTTGATTACAATGTTGTGATGAGCGGACTCCGTAAGGCAGGACACTGGGTGGGTGTTATCAAGCTCTTTACAGACATGGTAAAAAAGGGCATCACTCCTAATATTAGGACTTTCAACATTGTGATCCATAGCCTTTGCCATGGAGGAAAACTTCACATGGCAGTTTGTATGATGAATAGTGGAGAAATTATTGCAAACGTGGTGACATATAATACTCTACTTCATTGGTTTTACCTAGATGGAAGGATAAATGAGGCTCAACATCTGTTCTCTTTTATGAGTGCCAATAACATTTCACCAGATGGAATTACCTACAATACGATGATCGATAGTCTTTGTAGAGTAGGCAGGTTTTTGGAGGCTACTGACTGCTTTATCAGATCCTTGGAATACAGATTCTCAACTGATCTTCTTCTCCGTCTAATCCACAGGCTGGTTAGAAATAGAAGGTTGAAGGAATTGCTAAAGCTATTTAAAGGAATTGAGAAGCACAGTATTTCCCTTGACGTTCTCGTTTTTGACTCGTTAATTAAAGCAGCCTGCAAGGAAGGTTTTTGTGGAAGCACAGAGATCTATGTACTTTGCCTAATTCTGGATAAAATGCTTGCACGGAGATAG